Proteins found in one Macrobrachium nipponense isolate FS-2020 chromosome 4, ASM1510439v2, whole genome shotgun sequence genomic segment:
- the LOC135211539 gene encoding uncharacterized protein K02A2.6-like, with the protein MIDSLKNYPDSILKEVRDATRNDEELQELLSVIKEGWPDRKDKIPEVLKPYFDFRDSMSYQDGIILKGTRILIPSKLRNSIKTKLHVAHLGYDSMMRRARDAIFWPGMSKEIKQMVNSCDICQQYKPRNQKESLMDVDDGGRPWNKIGLDLFEIVGRNYLVIVDYYSSFTEVEFLTSTTSNHVIAIIKKMFARYGIPTQLVSDGGPQFSSFQFKVFVKEWGIEHRMSSPGHPQGNGKAEAAVKIVKNMMQKTHADGKDQYLALLELRNTPRQDSNLSPAQMMFGRKLRSIIPEIMKY; encoded by the coding sequence ATGATAGATTCACTGAAAAATTACCCCGATTCAATTTTAAAGGAAGTAAGAGACGCCACCAGAAACGATGAAGAGCTGCAAGAATTATTGTCTGTAATCAAGGAAGGATGGCCTGATCGCAAAGACAAAATTCCGGAAGTATTAAAGCCTTACTTCGAttttagagattccatgagttacCAAGACGGCATCATTCTAAAGGGAACTCGTATACTGATTCCTAGTAAACTACGAAATTCCATCAAAACGAAACTTCATGTAGCTCATCTTGGTTACGATAGCATGATGCGACGAGCAAGAGATGCAATATTTTGGCCGGGGATGTcgaaagaaataaagcaaatggTCAATTCATGTGACATTTGCCAGCAGTATAAACCTCGAAATCAGAAGGAATCTTTGATGGATGTTGATGACGGAGGCAGACCCTGGAATAAAATTGGATTAGATTTGTTTGAGATTGTTggaagaaattatttagtcattgttgattattattcctCATTCACTGAAGTAGAGTTTCTAACGTCAACAACTTCAAATCATGTGATAGCGATAATCAAGAAGATGTTTGCTAGATACGGTATTCCTACCCAATTAGTGTCCGATGGAGGACCGCAATTCAGCTCGTTTCAgtttaaagtttttgttaaagAGTGGGGTATAGAGCACAGGATGTCATCTCCGGGACATCCTCAAGGAAATGGGAAGGCTGAAGCGGcagttaaaatagtaaaaaatatgatGCAGAAGACGCATGCAGATGGTAAAGATCAATATTTGGCGTTACTAGAGCTGAGAAATACACCACGTCAAGACTCTAACTTGAGTCCAGCTCAGATGATGTTTGGACGTAAATTACGGTCGATAATTcctgaaattatgaaatattga